The following are from one region of the Candidatus Omnitrophota bacterium genome:
- a CDS encoding GNAT family N-acetyltransferase yields MDISIQDAVLKDAEEILFLQKLAYRSEAEIYEDDSIPPLAQTLGEIGLEFDDHLFLKAVRNHRIAGSVRARLIGETCHIGKLIVHPNQQNQGIGSRLMNAVESRFPQAQRFELFTGHRSERNLYLYQKLGYRIFQTITLNERLQLVYLEKRREEQSPTP; encoded by the coding sequence ATGGATATTTCAATTCAAGACGCCGTTCTAAAAGATGCGGAAGAGATTCTCTTCTTGCAGAAACTGGCCTATCGCAGCGAGGCGGAAATCTACGAAGACGATTCCATCCCGCCGTTGGCGCAAACACTGGGTGAAATCGGTTTGGAATTCGACGATCATCTTTTTTTGAAAGCGGTTCGGAACCATAGAATCGCCGGTTCCGTGCGAGCGCGACTGATCGGCGAGACTTGCCATATCGGCAAATTGATCGTACATCCCAACCAGCAAAACCAGGGCATCGGCTCGCGGCTGATGAACGCCGTCGAATCGCGTTTTCCGCAGGCGCAGCGTTTTGAACTTTTCACCGGCCATCGCAGCGAACGCAATCTCTATCTTTACCAAAAACTGGGCTACCGCATTTTCCAAACCATCACCTTAAATGAACGGCTGCAACTCGTCTACTTGGAAAAGCGGCGGGAGGAGCAGAGTCCAACGCCATGA
- a CDS encoding sodium:solute symporter family protein — MSPTIGSTIDLAVILVYFVSITAYGSYFGKYTKTTKDFFFAGQRFSWWLVAMSAVASLVGSYSFVKYSNQAFEYGLPASHAYLNDWPWLFFWMFGWLPVLYYSRVSSVPDYFERRFGSGCRMAATAIILVYMIGYIGYNFLTAGVVLQPILNWDLYVIVASIAVITAIYVTAGGQTAVIMTDLFQGFLLLAAGFLILGAGICMAGGFHEFWNYWPVEHRRAFMPLTKPGEFNTAGVFWQDGMANSAAFWFMNQGIILRFLSVRNVKEGRKAMMAIMLFLIPLASVAVCCSGWVGRALVEKGIINIPENSETVFILVADAVSRSIHIPGLFGLIVAALTAALMSTADTLINGVAVVATHDVIRPYIWKNKPDGFYLKCARWISIGAALAGIALVPLFNSFGNLYEAHAAFTAAVTPPMVMAILMGFAWKRYSAAGAMATLIGGAALMVLSMFEPALIYPFSHGIEPGGSGMKAYKFIRACYGMAASGVLGIVFTYLSAPPVKEKILRFIWGSERTLMKEYKGAEPNTEIGKPVRLPLCVCADLQENAVRLPASAQQKMNAHQGDLVFLSVPGWLHGGLKAAHGRIQGESEQDIEVSELLSQTMSAASGEIVMAEKNF; from the coding sequence ATGTCTCCAACTATTGGCTCCACGATCGATCTGGCCGTGATTCTGGTTTATTTCGTCTCGATTACGGCTTATGGAAGTTACTTCGGAAAATACACGAAAACCACGAAGGATTTTTTCTTCGCGGGACAGCGCTTCTCCTGGTGGCTGGTGGCGATGAGCGCCGTCGCCTCGCTGGTGGGATCGTATAGTTTCGTCAAATATTCCAATCAGGCGTTCGAATACGGTTTGCCCGCCAGCCATGCTTATCTCAACGATTGGCCTTGGCTCTTTTTTTGGATGTTCGGATGGCTGCCGGTTTTGTATTATTCCAGAGTTTCATCCGTGCCGGATTATTTCGAACGCCGATTCGGATCGGGCTGCCGCATGGCGGCCACGGCGATTATTTTGGTTTATATGATCGGTTACATCGGATACAATTTCCTGACGGCAGGCGTTGTTTTGCAGCCGATATTAAACTGGGACTTATACGTCATCGTCGCATCCATCGCGGTTATCACTGCAATTTACGTTACCGCCGGGGGACAGACCGCCGTCATCATGACCGATCTGTTTCAAGGTTTTCTCTTACTGGCGGCGGGATTCCTCATTCTTGGCGCGGGAATCTGCATGGCGGGAGGATTCCACGAATTTTGGAATTATTGGCCTGTCGAACATCGACGGGCGTTCATGCCTCTAACCAAGCCCGGCGAATTCAATACCGCCGGAGTTTTTTGGCAGGACGGCATGGCCAATTCCGCCGCTTTTTGGTTTATGAACCAGGGCATTATTTTACGTTTCCTTTCGGTGCGGAACGTCAAGGAGGGAAGAAAAGCCATGATGGCAATCATGCTGTTCCTTATCCCCCTTGCGTCCGTCGCCGTTTGTTGCAGCGGCTGGGTGGGGCGCGCGCTTGTTGAAAAAGGGATTATCAATATACCGGAAAATTCGGAGACGGTCTTTATTCTTGTGGCCGACGCCGTCAGCCGTTCCATCCATATTCCCGGATTGTTCGGATTGATCGTCGCGGCGTTAACGGCGGCGTTGATGTCCACTGCCGATACGCTCATCAACGGCGTCGCCGTCGTGGCGACGCATGACGTTATCCGTCCTTACATATGGAAAAACAAACCGGATGGATTCTATCTGAAATGCGCGCGTTGGATTTCTATCGGCGCAGCTCTGGCGGGCATCGCTTTGGTTCCCTTGTTCAACTCCTTCGGCAATCTCTATGAAGCGCACGCCGCGTTTACCGCCGCCGTAACTCCGCCGATGGTGATGGCGATTTTGATGGGATTCGCCTGGAAGCGCTATTCTGCGGCGGGAGCGATGGCCACGTTGATTGGCGGCGCGGCTTTGATGGTCTTATCCATGTTCGAACCGGCGCTGATCTATCCCTTCAGCCACGGCATCGAGCCGGGCGGCTCCGGAATGAAAGCCTATAAGTTTATCCGCGCTTGTTATGGCATGGCTGCGTCGGGCGTCTTGGGGATTGTCTTCACTTATCTGAGCGCGCCGCCGGTCAAGGAAAAAATCCTGCGATTTATCTGGGGAAGCGAGCGAACCTTGATGAAGGAATATAAAGGCGCCGAACCCAATACCGAAATCGGCAAGCCTGTCCGTTTGCCGCTTTGCGTCTGCGCGGACCTGCAAGAAAACGCCGTCCGCCTTCCCGCCTCGGCGCAGCAAAAAATGAATGCGCATCAGGGCGATTTGGTTTTTCTTTCGGTTCCGGGATGGCTGCACGGCGGACTGAAGGCGGCGCATGGGCGAATACAGGGCGAATCCGAACAGGATATCGAGGTTTCGGAATTGCTATCGCAAACCATGAGCGCGGCGTCCGGCGAAATCGTCATGGCGGAAAAGAATTTTTGA
- a CDS encoding class IV adenylate cyclase: protein MILPSNIEIKAKTRDFAHQMELAQAIAGGPGAVILQEDIFFCVLQGRLKLRLLSPKLGELIYYERKNAAGPKTSDYLISQTSDPEGLRCLLSSALGELGIVRKRRTLFYTGQTRIHLDEVEGLGCFLELEVVLQFGQSAEAGAVIAKDLMKRLEIAPEDLIEGAYLDLLLPRQL, encoded by the coding sequence ATGATATTGCCGTCCAATATCGAAATTAAAGCCAAAACGCGGGATTTTGCCCATCAAATGGAATTAGCGCAAGCCATCGCCGGCGGCCCCGGCGCCGTCATCCTGCAGGAGGATATTTTCTTCTGCGTTCTCCAAGGCCGTTTGAAATTGCGCTTGCTTTCGCCCAAATTGGGCGAGCTGATCTATTACGAACGAAAAAACGCCGCCGGTCCCAAAACGTCCGATTATCTCATTTCTCAAACTAGCGATCCGGAGGGATTGCGGTGTTTGTTGTCATCGGCTTTGGGTGAATTGGGGATCGTACGCAAAAGAAGAACGCTCTTTTATACCGGACAGACGCGGATTCATTTGGATGAGGTAGAAGGGCTGGGATGTTTCTTGGAATTGGAAGTGGTTCTCCAATTCGGCCAAAGCGCCGAAGCAGGCGCCGTCATCGCCAAAGATTTAATGAAACGCTTAGAGATCGCGCCGGAAGATTTGATCGAAGGCGCTTACTTGGATTTGTTGTTGCCAAGACAACTTTGA
- a CDS encoding right-handed parallel beta-helix repeat-containing protein, translating to MSRIFFLVVALFLALSVSAGAETRGGSIGANEQWSAANSPYLIESNLLIPEGVAVTVEPGVIVQLKEKTVVTIKGRFDALGSPQSPIQFVPQNESARWGALSYEDAGTGRMEHCLVRRGSTGGSNRIAMVNLYHGVSGVSIDSCTFEDWPDDFNSKATESYHSTAYMEIRRCWFGEGENEAVHGTGSPVTVEYCFFAPRRGYSDAVDVGDVQRPNPVPIIRFNTFYGSEDDAIDLDTCDAYVEGNFVMNCRGGIHDPIGISGDKNAQPIIVNNVVYNCENGIAFKNGANITVINNTIINCDKGIWMHQNPAHARVFNTLVWGRDDQVSIKLEPGSTIDISYSLVKGDAPYTGEGNSNADPRLADAAALDFRLLPGSPAIDAGQGAEGVLNVDFDGRNRIDDPNVIDTGSGSPNYIDIGAFEFQPDAAGLGDWTLY from the coding sequence ATGAGTCGGATTTTTTTTCTTGTAGTTGCATTGTTTTTGGCTTTATCCGTATCCGCCGGCGCGGAAACGCGCGGCGGAAGCATCGGCGCCAATGAGCAATGGAGCGCGGCGAATTCGCCCTATCTTATCGAATCGAACCTATTGATCCCCGAAGGCGTGGCGGTGACGGTGGAGCCGGGAGTTATCGTTCAATTGAAAGAAAAGACGGTAGTAACGATCAAAGGGCGTTTCGACGCTTTGGGATCGCCGCAATCGCCGATTCAATTCGTTCCTCAAAACGAGTCGGCGCGTTGGGGAGCGTTATCCTATGAAGACGCGGGAACGGGACGTATGGAGCATTGCCTGGTGCGACGCGGCTCCACGGGCGGATCGAATCGCATCGCGATGGTGAATCTCTACCACGGCGTCAGCGGCGTCTCCATCGACAGTTGCACTTTCGAGGATTGGCCGGACGATTTCAACAGCAAAGCCACGGAGTCCTATCATTCCACGGCATATATGGAAATCCGCCGCTGTTGGTTCGGGGAAGGGGAGAATGAAGCGGTGCATGGAACCGGCAGTCCGGTAACCGTGGAGTATTGCTTCTTCGCGCCCCGGCGCGGCTATAGCGACGCCGTGGACGTTGGCGACGTTCAAAGGCCCAACCCGGTTCCCATTATCCGATTCAATACTTTTTACGGCAGCGAGGACGACGCCATCGATTTGGATACGTGCGACGCCTATGTGGAGGGCAATTTCGTGATGAATTGCCGGGGAGGCATCCATGATCCCATCGGCATTTCCGGTGACAAGAACGCTCAGCCGATTATAGTAAACAATGTTGTTTACAACTGCGAAAACGGCATTGCTTTTAAGAACGGCGCCAATATAACCGTTATCAACAACACTATTATTAATTGCGACAAGGGAATATGGATGCACCAGAATCCCGCTCACGCAAGAGTCTTCAATACGCTCGTTTGGGGCCGGGACGATCAAGTCTCGATTAAATTGGAACCGGGATCGACGATCGATATTTCCTATAGCCTCGTCAAAGGAGATGCGCCCTATACCGGGGAAGGGAACAGCAACGCCGATCCCCGCCTGGCGGACGCAGCTGCTCTCGATTTCCGGCTCCTGCCCGGTTCGCCTGCTATCGACGCGGGCCAAGGCGCCGAGGGAGTCTTGAATGTAGACTTCGACGGACGAAATCGCATCGACGATCCCAATGTTATCGATACGGGAAGCGGTTCGCCCAACTATATCGATATCGGCGCTTTCGAATTTCAACCCGACGCGGCGGGATTGGGGGATTGGACGTTATATTAA
- a CDS encoding BrnT family toxin: MENHQSMFIDNFIWFSDILDKIAIKHRVIQEEVEEVFFNRPRYRFVESGYRQGEDVYSAAGQTDAGRYLIVFFLYKANLDALILSARDMDKKERRRYERE; this comes from the coding sequence GTGGAAAATCATCAATCTATGTTCATTGACAATTTTATTTGGTTTTCTGATATCCTTGATAAGATAGCAATTAAGCATCGCGTCATTCAAGAGGAAGTGGAAGAAGTCTTTTTCAATCGCCCTCGATATCGTTTTGTTGAATCAGGGTACAGACAAGGGGAAGATGTTTATTCCGCTGCTGGACAAACAGATGCTGGGCGTTATTTGATAGTGTTCTTTCTTTATAAGGCAAATCTTGACGCTTTGATTTTGAGCGCTCGAGATATGGATAAAAAGGAGCGAAGACGATATGAAAGAGAATAA
- a CDS encoding HigA family addiction module antitoxin — MTGLLKNPHPGEILREEFLTPFGLSQSALAKEIGVPPNRINAIVQGRRNITADTDLRLSRFFGLSEGYWLRLQNAYDIMEARRASGESIRCIKPLEACV; from the coding sequence ATGACTGGTCTATTAAAGAATCCACATCCCGGCGAGATATTGCGGGAAGAGTTTTTGACGCCCTTCGGCCTATCTCAAAGCGCCTTGGCCAAGGAAATCGGCGTTCCCCCAAATCGTATTAACGCAATTGTTCAGGGACGGCGGAATATTACGGCGGATACGGATTTACGCTTATCGCGCTTTTTTGGATTGTCTGAAGGGTACTGGTTGCGTCTTCAGAACGCCTATGACATTATGGAAGCGCGGCGCGCGTCTGGCGAATCAATCCGCTGTATTAAGCCGTTGGAGGCTTGCGTTTAG
- a CDS encoding L-lactate permease — protein MTAFFCWSPVLFMALLAIVFKRPALDLAVICLLFTFGLAVFYFQTPAGAAALAGADGVLTTLPLLLVVFAGIFLCNLLMETGSLKRIVEWFSGGVRNAHHREWLIALGVANFMEGAGVIAEPVVAPMLRAAGTPPMGAAALSIIGYSGLMTLELAGIIITVLSLATGLPIGELGIASAWLSIPATICMAACVPLFSGLSGEKWRRFLPPMACGLLVGSASLASAYLLGAAISGMAGGLALIIALILAGSRRLPIHKDIVRDLAPFAFLLIVLPMVNAVPTLNQLTYQKLIFTLQIIPAHKIVFRPFYSSYLYLFAACLLTVWLFHWPQDRLFPVLKKSLRIGLRVSLTMGLFGAMGQMIAYTGYSDGFAEFHPQQNIPWLIAHGLVENTGKYYPIFAPLLGWVGTFLTGYGVASFMLFGLLQVETARLLGVSPVWLAAGLAVGASLGSISSPFKIALAAPMCEAVGLEGLILRKTIPLGLAAALVIGLILWLLV, from the coding sequence ATGACGGCTTTCTTCTGCTGGTCTCCCGTGCTTTTCATGGCGCTGCTGGCGATCGTTTTCAAACGGCCGGCGTTGGATCTCGCCGTGATTTGCCTTCTTTTTACCTTCGGTTTGGCGGTTTTCTATTTTCAAACGCCAGCGGGAGCGGCGGCGTTGGCGGGGGCGGACGGCGTATTAACGACGCTGCCGCTGCTTCTCGTCGTATTCGCGGGAATATTTCTCTGCAACCTGCTGATGGAGACCGGCTCGCTGAAGCGTATCGTAGAATGGTTTTCCGGCGGCGTGCGCAACGCCCATCATCGCGAATGGTTGATCGCGCTGGGCGTGGCCAATTTCATGGAAGGAGCGGGCGTTATCGCCGAACCCGTCGTCGCTCCCATGCTGCGGGCGGCGGGCACGCCGCCGATGGGCGCAGCAGCGCTGTCCATCATTGGTTATTCCGGTTTGATGACGTTGGAGTTGGCGGGAATCATCATCACGGTTCTCTCCTTGGCGACGGGCCTGCCCATTGGGGAATTGGGCATCGCTTCGGCGTGGCTCTCCATCCCCGCGACGATATGTATGGCCGCTTGCGTTCCGTTGTTTTCAGGATTATCCGGCGAAAAATGGCGGCGATTTTTACCGCCTATGGCCTGCGGATTGCTTGTTGGATCGGCATCCTTGGCGTCGGCGTATTTGTTGGGCGCCGCTATATCAGGCATGGCGGGAGGCTTGGCGCTTATCATAGCGTTGATCCTGGCGGGTTCCCGGCGTCTGCCCATCCATAAAGACATTGTGCGGGACTTAGCGCCGTTCGCATTTCTGCTGATCGTTCTGCCAATGGTGAACGCCGTTCCCACTTTGAATCAATTAACTTATCAAAAATTGATTTTTACTTTACAAATTATTCCCGCTCATAAGATCGTTTTTCGTCCTTTTTATTCCTCCTATTTATACTTATTCGCCGCCTGCCTTTTAACGGTTTGGCTTTTTCATTGGCCGCAAGATCGTTTGTTTCCCGTTCTAAAAAAATCTCTGCGGATCGGATTGCGGGTTTCGTTGACGATGGGATTGTTTGGAGCGATGGGGCAGATGATCGCCTATACGGGTTACAGCGACGGATTCGCCGAATTTCATCCGCAACAAAACATCCCCTGGTTGATCGCGCATGGATTAGTGGAGAATACGGGGAAGTATTACCCCATCTTCGCGCCTCTATTAGGATGGGTGGGCACGTTTTTAACCGGCTATGGCGTGGCGTCGTTCATGCTGTTCGGCCTATTGCAGGTGGAAACGGCCCGCCTGTTGGGCGTCTCGCCGGTATGGCTGGCGGCGGGGCTGGCCGTCGGCGCCTCGCTGGGATCGATCTCCTCGCCATTTAAAATCGCTCTCGCTGCGCCTATGTGCGAAGCGGTGGGATTGGAGGGACTCATCCTGCGCAAGACTATCCCGCTAGGCTTGGCGGCGGCTCTTGTTATTGGATTGATTTTATGGTTGCTCGTATGA
- a CDS encoding CopG family antitoxin: protein MKENKDSQPSSLSKTRSLEEIADFWDTHSLDDYWDQTREVEFELRVKRRRRVTLAPELFKKIEDQARLQGVMPETLVNVWLAERLQNIK, encoded by the coding sequence ATGAAAGAGAATAAAGATTCACAACCCTCCAGCCTCTCAAAAACGCGATCCTTGGAAGAGATCGCTGATTTTTGGGATACGCATAGTCTCGATGATTATTGGGATCAAACTCGCGAAGTTGAGTTTGAATTGCGGGTAAAACGGAGAAGGCGAGTCACGCTGGCGCCGGAGTTATTTAAAAAAATTGAAGATCAAGCGCGCCTACAGGGAGTTATGCCGGAAACCTTAGTTAACGTTTGGTTGGCTGAACGGCTTCAAAATATTAAGTAA
- a CDS encoding CDGSH iron-sulfur domain-containing protein encodes MEFPKKPYIVDETAGTKFYCRCGKSQNQPYCDGSHKGSGVTPMKVEIAENKRCAYCGCRQSKGLPFCDGTHATL; translated from the coding sequence ATGGAATTTCCCAAGAAGCCTTATATCGTAGACGAAACGGCGGGGACGAAATTTTATTGCCGATGCGGAAAATCGCAGAATCAGCCCTACTGCGACGGCTCCCATAAAGGAAGCGGCGTTACGCCTATGAAAGTGGAGATTGCGGAAAATAAGCGTTGCGCCTACTGCGGTTGCCGCCAGTCGAAGGGACTGCCTTTTTGCGATGGGACGCATGCGACGTTGTAG